In Cedecea neteri, a single genomic region encodes these proteins:
- a CDS encoding IMPACT family protein: protein MESWPIPAEPVTVSEEIKKSRFITLVAHTDGVIAAKAFVEKVRSEHPDARHHCWAWVAGAPDDSQQLGFSDDGEPAGTAGKPMLAQLMGKGIGEITAVVVRYYGGVKLGTGGLVKAYGGGVQLALNQLTTVLKVPLTEYTLRCDYSQLAGVEALLKQSDGFIVESDFQAIVALRVALPQTQLAAFSGRLSDFSRGALHLLPFEQ from the coding sequence ATGGAAAGCTGGCCAATCCCCGCTGAGCCTGTCACGGTCAGCGAGGAGATCAAGAAAAGCCGCTTTATTACCCTTGTCGCCCATACGGACGGGGTCATAGCGGCGAAAGCGTTTGTTGAGAAAGTCCGCTCTGAACACCCGGACGCCCGCCACCACTGCTGGGCGTGGGTCGCTGGCGCGCCGGATGACTCGCAGCAGCTAGGTTTCTCAGATGACGGAGAACCTGCTGGCACCGCAGGAAAGCCCATGCTAGCCCAACTGATGGGGAAGGGTATTGGTGAAATCACTGCGGTGGTGGTGCGCTACTACGGTGGGGTTAAGCTTGGCACTGGTGGCCTGGTGAAAGCCTATGGCGGCGGTGTACAGCTGGCGTTGAACCAGCTTACGACAGTGCTCAAAGTGCCGTTAACCGAATATACTTTGCGGTGCGACTATTCGCAGCTGGCGGGTGTGGAAGCGCTGCTCAAGCAAAGCGATGGCTTCATCGTGGAAAGCGACTTCCAGGCCATCGTTGCTCTGCGAGTCGCATTGCCGCAAACCCAGTTGGCTGCCTTCAGCGGCAGGTTGAGTGACTTTAGCCGCGGTGCGTTGCATTTATTGCCGTTTGAACAATAA
- the trkH gene encoding Trk system potassium transporter TrkH, whose product MHFRAITRIVGLLVILFSGTMILPGLVALIYRDGAGRAFTQTFFVALAIGSLLWWPNRREKRDLKPKEGFLIVVLFWTVLGSVGALPFVFAERPNLTVTDAFFESFSGLTTTGATTLVGLDSLPHAILFYRQMLQWFGGMGIIVLAVAILPILGVGGLQLYRAEMPGPLKDNKMRPRIAETAKTLWLIYVLLTIACALALWFAGMPAFDAIGHSFSTIAIGGFSTHDASVGYFNSPTINTIIAIFLLISGCNYSLHFSLLSGRSLKVYWRDPEFRMFIGVQLSLVLVCTLVLWFHNTYQSAWQTLNQAFFQVVSMATTAGFTTDSIARWPLFLPVLLLCSAFIGGCAGSTGGGLKVIRILLLFKQGNRELKRLVHPNAVYSIKLGNRALPERILEAVWGFFSAYALVFIVSMLAIIATGVDDFSAFASVAATLNNLGPGLGVVADNFASMNPVAKWILIVNMLFGRLEVFTLLVLFTPTFWRE is encoded by the coding sequence ATGCATTTTCGCGCCATTACCCGAATCGTTGGCCTGTTGGTTATCCTCTTTTCCGGAACCATGATACTCCCCGGCTTAGTGGCTCTAATCTATCGAGACGGTGCCGGCCGCGCCTTTACCCAAACCTTTTTTGTTGCGCTGGCGATAGGCTCTTTACTGTGGTGGCCGAACCGCCGCGAAAAAAGAGATCTCAAACCCAAAGAAGGTTTCCTGATCGTTGTGCTGTTCTGGACCGTGCTGGGTAGCGTGGGTGCGTTGCCGTTTGTCTTTGCCGAGCGGCCGAATCTGACGGTAACAGACGCCTTTTTTGAATCCTTCTCTGGCCTGACAACGACCGGTGCGACAACGCTGGTGGGGCTGGACTCTTTACCTCATGCGATTCTTTTCTATCGGCAAATGCTGCAATGGTTCGGCGGGATGGGGATCATCGTCCTGGCGGTGGCCATCTTGCCTATTCTTGGCGTCGGTGGGCTGCAGCTGTATCGGGCAGAAATGCCGGGGCCGCTTAAAGATAACAAAATGCGCCCGCGTATCGCCGAAACGGCAAAGACGCTGTGGCTTATTTATGTCCTGCTGACGATTGCCTGCGCGCTGGCGCTTTGGTTCGCGGGGATGCCGGCGTTTGACGCTATCGGGCATAGCTTCTCTACTATTGCCATTGGCGGCTTCTCGACACATGATGCGAGCGTGGGCTACTTCAATAGCCCAACCATCAATACCATCATTGCCATCTTCCTGCTGATCTCTGGCTGTAACTACAGCCTGCACTTTTCCCTGCTGAGCGGGCGCAGCCTCAAGGTGTACTGGCGCGATCCGGAGTTTCGGATGTTTATCGGCGTTCAGCTCTCGCTGGTTCTGGTCTGCACGCTGGTGCTTTGGTTCCATAATACCTATCAGTCAGCCTGGCAGACGCTGAACCAGGCTTTCTTCCAGGTCGTGTCGATGGCGACCACCGCGGGCTTTACCACGGACAGCATCGCTCGTTGGCCGCTATTCTTGCCGGTATTGCTGCTTTGCTCTGCCTTTATTGGTGGCTGCGCCGGGTCTACCGGCGGTGGCTTGAAAGTGATTCGTATCCTGCTGCTGTTTAAACAAGGTAACCGCGAGCTGAAACGCCTGGTGCACCCGAATGCCGTTTACAGCATCAAGCTTGGGAACCGGGCCTTGCCGGAACGAATCCTTGAAGCGGTATGGGGATTCTTCTCTGCTTATGCGCTGGTGTTTATCGTCAGTATGCTGGCTATCATCGCGACCGGTGTCGATGACTTCTCTGCTTTTGCCTCTGTTGCTGCAACGCTCAATAACCTGGGCCCGGGCCTTGGCGTCGTTGCCGACAACTTTGCCAGCATGAATCCCGTGGCCAAATGGATCCTGATTGTGAATATGCTGTTTGGCCGCCTTGAAGTATTTACCCTGCTAGTACTGTTCACGCCTACTTTCTGGCGCGAGTAA